A genome region from Lutra lutra chromosome 11, mLutLut1.2, whole genome shotgun sequence includes the following:
- the LOC125080784 gene encoding olfactory receptor 13-like → MVDNITSITEFILLGFPLGLRIQILLFGLFSLFYACTLLGNGVILGLISLDSRLHTPMYFFLSHLAIVDIAYACNTVPQMLVNLLKPDKPISFAGCLTQTFLFLTFAVTECLLLVVMSYDRYVAICSPLRYSAIMNWRICITLVLTSWTIGVLLSLIHLILLLPLPFCRFQKINHFFCEIMAVLKLACADTHINEIVVLAGAISVLVGPFTSIVISYICILCAILRIQSGEGQRKAFSICSSHLCVVGLFYGTAIIMYVGPRYGNPNEQKKYLLLFHSLFNPMLNPLIYSLRNIEVKNALKRVLGIERDL, encoded by the coding sequence ATGGTAGACAATATAACATCTATCACAGAGTTCATCCTACTGGGATTTCCCCTTGGTCTGAGGATTCAAATTCTTCTCTTTGGACTCTTCTCCCTGTTCTATGCCTGCACCCTGCTAGGGAATGGGGTCATCTTGGGGCTCATCTCACTGGACTCCAGACtgcacacccccatgtacttctttctctcccacctggCCATCGTTGACATAGCCTATGCCTGCAACACTGTGCCCCAGATGCTGGTGAACCTCTTGAAGCCAGACAAGCCCATCTCCTTTGCTGGCTGCTTGACACAGACCTTTCTCTTTTTGACATTTGCTGTCACAGAATGTCTTCTCCTGGTGGTGATGTCTTATGATCGGTATGTGGCCATCTGCAGCCCCCTCCGGTATTCTGCCATTATGAACTGGAGAATCTGCATCACCCTGGTGTTGACTTCTTGGACCATTGGAGTCCTCCTGTCTTTGATCCATCTCATATTACTTTTACCTTTACCCTTCTGTAGATTccagaaaatcaatcactttttCTGTGAAATCATGGCTGTTCTCAAACTTGCCTGTGCAGATACACACATCAATGAGATTGTGGTATTGGCTGGAGCAATTTCTGTGCTAGTGGGACCCTTCACCTCAATTGTAATCTCATATATATGCATCCTCTGTGCCATCCTTAGAATCCAGTCTGGGGAAGGTCAAAGAAAAGCCTTCTCCATTTGCTCATCCCATCTCTGTGTGGTTGGACTCTTTTATGGCACAGCCATTATAATGTATGTTGGGCCCAGATATGGGAACCCCAACGAGCAGAAGAAATATCTCCTCCTGTTTCACAGCCTTTTCAATCCCATGCTCAACCCTCTTATCTATAGTCTCAGGAACATAGAAGTAAAGAATGCTTTGAAGAGAGTGCTGGGAATTGAGAGAGACTTATGA
- the LOC125080783 gene encoding olfactory receptor 2A1/2A42-like, translated as MEKNQTMVTEFILLGFCLGLKIHIFLFGLFSLFYACTLLGNGLILGLISLDSRLHTPMYFFLSHLAIVDIAYACNTVPQMLVNLLKPDKPISFAGCLTQTFLFLTFAHTECLLLLVMSYDRYVAICHPLRYSAIMSWRGCFTLVTTSWACGSLLALVHVVLILKLPFCGPHEINHFFCEILSVLKLACADTQLNKVVIFVACMFILVGPLCLVLVSYSRILFAIVRIQSGEGRRKAFSTCSSHLCVVGLFFGSAIVMYMAPKSRHPEEQQKILFLFYSLFNPMLNPLIYSLRNAEVKNALRRAMCKEGHSQLE; from the coding sequence atggagaaaaatcaaaCAATGGTTACAGAATTCATCCTACTGGGATTTTGTCTTGGTCTGAAGATTCACATATTCCTTTTTGGGCTCTTCTCCCTGTTTTATGCCTGCACCCTGCTGGGGAATGGGCTCATCCTGGGGCTCATCTCACTGGACTCCAGACtgcacacccccatgtacttctttctctcccacctggCCATCGTCGACATAGCCTACGCCTGCAACACCGTGCCCCAGATGCTGGTGAACCTCCTGAAGCCAGACAAGCCCATCTCCTTTGCTGGCTGCTTGAcacagacttttcttttcttgactttcGCTCATACTGAATGTCTTCTCCTGCTGGTGATGTCCTATGATCGGTATGTGGCCATCTGCCACCCCCTCCGGTATTCTGCCATCATGAGTTGGAGGGGCTGCTTCACCCTAGTGACGACCTCCTGGGCATGTGGCTCCCTGCTGGCCCTGGTCCATGTGGTTCTCATCCTGAAGCTGCCCTTCTGTGGGCCTCATGAAATCAACCACTTCTTCTGTGAAATCCTGTCTGTCCTCAAGTTGGCCTGTGCTGACACGCAGCTCAACAAAGTGGTCATCTTTGTTGCCTGTATGTTTATCTTAGTCGGGCCCCTCTGCTTGGTGCTAGTGTCCTACTCACGCATCCTGTTTGCCATCGTGAGGATCCAGTCTGGGGAGGGTCGCAGAAAGGCCTTCTCCACCTGTTCCTCCCACCTCTGTGTGGTGGGGCTCTTCTTTGGCAGCGCCATTGTCATGTACATGGCCCCCAAATCCCGCCACCCTGAGGAGCAGCAGAAGatccttttcttgttttacaGTCTTTTCAACCCTATGCTGAACCCACTGATCTACAGCTTGAGAAATGCTGAGGTCAAAAATGCTCTGAGAAGAGCAATGTGCAAGGAAGGTCATTCCCAATTGGAATGA